Proteins from a genomic interval of Triplophysa dalaica isolate WHDGS20190420 chromosome 21, ASM1584641v1, whole genome shotgun sequence:
- the nr2f6b gene encoding nuclear receptor subfamily 2 group F member 6b, whose amino-acid sequence MAMVSGGWVNPNGSANGLSDKGYLRGEEEGSSPRAGNSDAEGVEEDKACVVDCVVCGDKSSGKHYGVFTCEGCKSFFKRSIRRNLNYTCRSNRECQIDQHHRNQCQYCRLKKCFRVGMRKEAVQRGRIPPSHAGISPASMVTVGVDGGGAPGMGGDFFNGQAVSELITQLLRAEPYPNSRYGAQCGQQLPGANSSVMGIDNICELAARLLFSTIEWARNIPYFPELPVSEQVALLRLSWSELFILNAAQSALPLHTAPLLAAAGFHSSPMAADRVVSFMDQVRVFQDQVDKLTRLQVDTAEYSCLKAIALFTPDACGLSDPAHVESLQEKVQVALTEYERMQYPGQPQRFGRLLLRLPALRAVPANLISQLFFMRLVGKTPIETLIRDMQLSGSSISWPYVPGQ is encoded by the exons ATGGCCATGGTGAGCGGGGGATGGGTCAACCCCAACGGCAGCGCTAATGGACTGAGCGACAAGGGTTACCTGCGGGGGGAGGAGGAGGGCAGCTCGCCCCGGGCGGGGAACAGCGACGCCGAGGGCGTGGAGGAGGACAAGGCCTGCGTGGTGGACTGTGTGGTGTGTGGGGACAAATCCAGCGGGAAGCACTACGGCGTTTTCACCTGCGAAGGGTGTAAGAGTTTCTTTAAGAGGAGCATCAGACGGAACCTCAACTACACCTGCAG GTCAAACAGAGAGTGTCAGATTGATCAGCATCATCGTAACCAGTGTCAGTACTGCCGACTGAAGAAATGCTTCCGGGTCGGCATGAGAAAAGAAG CGGTCCAGCGTGGTCGCATCCCTCCCTCCCATGCAGGCATCAGCCCGGCCTCAATGGTCACAGTAGGTGTCGATGGTGGAGGAGCTCCAGGCATGGGCGGAGATTTTTTTAACGGTCAGGCGGTATCTGAACTGATCACTCAGCTGCTGAGAGCCGAGCCGTACCCCAACAGCCGCTACGGGGCTCAGTGTGGCCAGCAGCTCCCGGGGGCCAACAGCTCCGTCATGGGCATCGACAACATCTGCGAGCTGGCGGCGCGGCTGCTCTTCAGCACTATCGAGTGGGCGCGGAATATTCCCTATTTTCCCGAACTGCCCGTCTCGGAGCAGGTGGCCCTTCTTAGACTCAGCTGGAGTGAACTGTTCATCCTGAATGCTGCTCAATCGGCCCTGCCCCTTCACACGGCCCCCCTGTTAGCAGCTGCTGGTTTTCACTCCTCCCCCATGGCTGCCGATCGCGTCGTGTCCTTCATGGACCAGGTGCGGGTCTTTCAGGACCAGGTGGACAAGCTGACGCGACTGCAGGTGGATACCGCCGAATACAGCTGTCTGAAAGCCATCGCTCTTTTTACACCAG ATGCGTGCGGTCTGTCAGACCCGGCACACGTCGAGAGCCTGCAGGAGAAAGTTCAGGTGGCTTTGACCGAGTACGAGCGCATGCAGTATCCGGGTCAGCCGCAGCGCTTCGGCAGACTTCTGCTTCGTCTGCCCGCCCTGAGAGCCGTGCCCGCCAACCTCATCTCTCAACTCTTCTTCATGCGGCTGGTTGGCAAGACGCCCATCGAAACACTTATCCGGGACATGCAGCTCTCCGGAAGCTCCATCAGCTGGCCATACGTGCCCGGACAATAG
- the ushbp1 gene encoding harmonin-binding protein USHBP1 isoform X1, with the protein MTEGSDGLMSADCELAQCETEVNTLLQIISDLNRKMNSLQIPREMQTSETPTQVSESVIQQGLSSSACSLTVVDAGGTSLQTETEKNHKTSEGGSSELWHDLQKVLFALETSSGQGRKMFKLQTHNAERIQANHLSAARETWVHATQVLEEMESDLGISYPSALPPDERRQYQREILSLYKQNRDLNASMKSRQEELKGAERTLADIEDEKKWLQEKAVNLKQKWLCGVSRSPPLSPSLSSSRTPSPCFSSPSYPGSPLLPRKRSVSTPDSPLSPCTVDSVLQSEIDRLQRCLERLKGRNECLNAALVRRKGESEQLSMSLSRQEADSSALHMALAYCEECEEACSDLLSLYVAKQQQNSGAPSLCDTASCAHLHAGSHTERFSCTEAFSGPPSDPLKSPGKNSDGRESSCAPEVTAEPTPNSLSEEEFEDKTGVILQRISRLKQDRAAVCIPQQGKAGEGKISPDTGTLAGVRSRAGSLSKSTKEEKAALSYELVTVREEMSELRGNLRLLEKGRRCLELTLMVQKDQEPAEALMLESLREELGERRATQQRMVENRVKLSSESGIPGPRNQSILREIHAALQREQTLKKRVAALRESLDSTLTDSTNQRRINRDEIARLTLRYNKILGTYRSSRKKHQEQLWHLEKQITVMSERHVAQEVELSATLQAMKWRREETVL; encoded by the exons ATGACTGAG GGATCGGACGGTCTGATGTCTGCAGACTGTGAACTTGCACAGTGTGAGACGGAGGTGAACACATTACTGCAGATTATCTCTGACCTCAACAGAAAGATGAACTCCTTGCAAATACCACG AGAAATGCAAACATCTGAGACTCCAACACAGGTCAGTGAGAGTGTTATTCAGCAGGGCTTGAGTTCTTCAGCATGCAGTCTTACAGTGGTGGATGCTGGTGGCACATCTCTACAGACTGAGACCGAGAAAAACCACAAGACCTCAGAAG GGGGCAGCAGTGAGCTTTGGCACGACCTGCAGAAGGTTCTTTTTGCTCTTGAGACCTCTAGTGGTCAGGGGAGGAAGATGTTCAAACTCCAGACTCACAATGCTGAGAGAATCCAGGCCAATCATCTATCTGCTGCTAGAGAGACCTGGGTTCATGCCACACAG GTGCTGGAGGAGATGGAGAGTGATCTGGGGATCTCGTACCCCTCTGCTCTGCCCCCTGATGAGAGACGTCAGTATCAGCGGGAGATTCTCTCACTGTACAAACAGAACCGAGACCTCAACGCCTCCATGAAGAGCCGTCAGGAAGAGCTTAAGGGTGCTGAAAGAACTCTGGCGGATATTGAGGACGAAAAGAAGTGGCTACAGGAAAAG GCAGTGAATCTTAAGCAGAAATGGCTGTGTGGAGTGAGTCGTTCACCTCCTCTAAGCCCATCACTGTCCTCCAGTCGAACCCCGAGCCCCTGCTTCTCCTCACCATCGTACCCTGGATCTCCTCTGTTGCCCCGGAAGCGCTCTGTGTCCACCCCAGACTCTCCTCTGTCCCCCTGCACCGTTGATTCTGTGCTACAGTCTGAGATTGACAGGCTACAGAG GTGTTTGGAGCGTCTGAAAGGTCGAAATGAATGTCTGAATGCCGCTCTGGTCAGGAGGAAAGGAGAATCGGAGCAGTTGAGTATGAGTCTCAGCCGTCAGGAGGCAGACAGCTCAGCTCTACACATGGCTCTAGCCTACTG CGAGGAGTGTGAAGAGGCTTGCAGTGACCTGCTTTCCCTGTACGTGGCCAAACAACAACAGAACTCGGGTGCCCCAAGTCTCTGTGATACAGCTTCCTGTGCACATTTGCACGCGGGCTCACACACCGAACGCTTTTCTTGTACAGAAGCATTCAGTGGACCTCCATCTGACCCCTTAAAGTCACCGGGTAAGAACTCGGATGGAAGAGAATCCTCTTGTGCACCAGAGGTCACCGCTGAGCCAACACCAAATAG cCTGTCAGAGGAAGAGTTTGAAGATAAGACTGGTGTTATTCTGCAGAGGATCTCCCGGCTGAAGCAGGACAGGGCGGCTGTGTGTATCCCACAGCAGGGCAAGGCGGGCGAGGGCAAAATCAGCCCTGACACTGGCACGCTCGCGGGGGTCAGAAGTCGTGCCGGTTCGCTTTCCAAAAGCACCAAAGAGGAGAAAGCTGCACTGTCGTATGAGCTGGTGACCGTCAGG GAGGAGATGTCAGAGCTACGTGGGAACCTCAGACTCCTAGAGAAAGGCAGGAGGTGTTTGGAGCTGACGCTGATGGTCCAGAAGGACCAAGAGCCCGCTGAAGCTCTGATGTTGGAGAGTCTGAGAGAGGAGCTGGGCGAGAGGAGAGCCACCCAACAG AGAATGGTTGAAAATCGAGTAAAACTGAGCAGTGAAAGTGGGATACCAGGCCCTCGCAATCAATCTATATTACGAGAGATACATGCAGCGCTGCAAAG GGAGCAGACGTTGAAGAAGAGGGTGGCAGCTTTACGTGAATCTCTGGACTCAACGCTCACAGACAGCACCAACCAGAGGAGGATCAACAGAGATGAGATCGCACGACTAACACTACGATACAA TAAGATCTTAGGCACCTACAGGAGTTCTCGTAAGAAGCACCAGGAGCAGCTATGGCACCTGGAGAAGCAAATCACGGTCATGAGCGAACGTCACGTGGCCCAAGAAGTCGAGTTGAGCGCAACTCTGCAGGCTATGAAGTGGAGAAGAGAAGAAACGGTTCTGTAA
- the ushbp1 gene encoding harmonin-binding protein USHBP1 isoform X2, translating to MFKLQTHNAERIQANHLSAARETWVHATQVLEEMESDLGISYPSALPPDERRQYQREILSLYKQNRDLNASMKSRQEELKGAERTLADIEDEKKWLQEKAVNLKQKWLCGVSRSPPLSPSLSSSRTPSPCFSSPSYPGSPLLPRKRSVSTPDSPLSPCTVDSVLQSEIDRLQRCLERLKGRNECLNAALVRRKGESEQLSMSLSRQEADSSALHMALAYCEECEEACSDLLSLYVAKQQQNSGAPSLCDTASCAHLHAGSHTERFSCTEAFSGPPSDPLKSPGKNSDGRESSCAPEVTAEPTPNSLSEEEFEDKTGVILQRISRLKQDRAAVCIPQQGKAGEGKISPDTGTLAGVRSRAGSLSKSTKEEKAALSYELVTVREEMSELRGNLRLLEKGRRCLELTLMVQKDQEPAEALMLESLREELGERRATQQRMVENRVKLSSESGIPGPRNQSILREIHAALQREQTLKKRVAALRESLDSTLTDSTNQRRINRDEIARLTLRYNKILGTYRSSRKKHQEQLWHLEKQITVMSERHVAQEVELSATLQAMKWRREETVL from the exons ATGTTCAAACTCCAGACTCACAATGCTGAGAGAATCCAGGCCAATCATCTATCTGCTGCTAGAGAGACCTGGGTTCATGCCACACAG GTGCTGGAGGAGATGGAGAGTGATCTGGGGATCTCGTACCCCTCTGCTCTGCCCCCTGATGAGAGACGTCAGTATCAGCGGGAGATTCTCTCACTGTACAAACAGAACCGAGACCTCAACGCCTCCATGAAGAGCCGTCAGGAAGAGCTTAAGGGTGCTGAAAGAACTCTGGCGGATATTGAGGACGAAAAGAAGTGGCTACAGGAAAAG GCAGTGAATCTTAAGCAGAAATGGCTGTGTGGAGTGAGTCGTTCACCTCCTCTAAGCCCATCACTGTCCTCCAGTCGAACCCCGAGCCCCTGCTTCTCCTCACCATCGTACCCTGGATCTCCTCTGTTGCCCCGGAAGCGCTCTGTGTCCACCCCAGACTCTCCTCTGTCCCCCTGCACCGTTGATTCTGTGCTACAGTCTGAGATTGACAGGCTACAGAG GTGTTTGGAGCGTCTGAAAGGTCGAAATGAATGTCTGAATGCCGCTCTGGTCAGGAGGAAAGGAGAATCGGAGCAGTTGAGTATGAGTCTCAGCCGTCAGGAGGCAGACAGCTCAGCTCTACACATGGCTCTAGCCTACTG CGAGGAGTGTGAAGAGGCTTGCAGTGACCTGCTTTCCCTGTACGTGGCCAAACAACAACAGAACTCGGGTGCCCCAAGTCTCTGTGATACAGCTTCCTGTGCACATTTGCACGCGGGCTCACACACCGAACGCTTTTCTTGTACAGAAGCATTCAGTGGACCTCCATCTGACCCCTTAAAGTCACCGGGTAAGAACTCGGATGGAAGAGAATCCTCTTGTGCACCAGAGGTCACCGCTGAGCCAACACCAAATAG cCTGTCAGAGGAAGAGTTTGAAGATAAGACTGGTGTTATTCTGCAGAGGATCTCCCGGCTGAAGCAGGACAGGGCGGCTGTGTGTATCCCACAGCAGGGCAAGGCGGGCGAGGGCAAAATCAGCCCTGACACTGGCACGCTCGCGGGGGTCAGAAGTCGTGCCGGTTCGCTTTCCAAAAGCACCAAAGAGGAGAAAGCTGCACTGTCGTATGAGCTGGTGACCGTCAGG GAGGAGATGTCAGAGCTACGTGGGAACCTCAGACTCCTAGAGAAAGGCAGGAGGTGTTTGGAGCTGACGCTGATGGTCCAGAAGGACCAAGAGCCCGCTGAAGCTCTGATGTTGGAGAGTCTGAGAGAGGAGCTGGGCGAGAGGAGAGCCACCCAACAG AGAATGGTTGAAAATCGAGTAAAACTGAGCAGTGAAAGTGGGATACCAGGCCCTCGCAATCAATCTATATTACGAGAGATACATGCAGCGCTGCAAAG GGAGCAGACGTTGAAGAAGAGGGTGGCAGCTTTACGTGAATCTCTGGACTCAACGCTCACAGACAGCACCAACCAGAGGAGGATCAACAGAGATGAGATCGCACGACTAACACTACGATACAA TAAGATCTTAGGCACCTACAGGAGTTCTCGTAAGAAGCACCAGGAGCAGCTATGGCACCTGGAGAAGCAAATCACGGTCATGAGCGAACGTCACGTGGCCCAAGAAGTCGAGTTGAGCGCAACTCTGCAGGCTATGAAGTGGAGAAGAGAAGAAACGGTTCTGTAA
- the babam1 gene encoding BRISC and BRCA1-A complex member 1: MEIPEPGQADGEERMVDLRPRTRSNPEGAEDRRSSNGSLSNVLPSPPQPAVGSRVEGEGEAASSDSPPTTAPTITAAAPAPVAAASNPASGMSAMASGTKERPKPPQPSSLSTQIPPSAELHLRAPRVNCPEKVIICLDLSEEMSLQKLESFNGSKTNALNISQKMVEMFVRTKHKIDKRHEFALVVVNDDAMWLSGFTSDPRELCSCLYDLETNVCESFNLEDLLNVILQKLELPQMENVQTIPPPFVVRTLLIFSRHAGMLQFNPSDAIKKMLQSPYFFFDLVYLHNGTEEQTEDTSWKDAYASFSELDSKGMCYQFEVSLCGPAIELHNCMAKLLCHPLQRPFQSHASYSLLEDDDTQETEATV, from the exons ATGGAGATCCCTGAACCCGGTCAGGCTGACGGAGAGGAGCGGATGGTTGACCTGAGACCCAGGACCCGATCCAACCCGGAGGGTGCTGAGGACCGGCGCAGCAGCAATGGCAGCTTGAGCAACGTTCTGCCATCCCCTCCACAGCCGGCTGTGGGCAGTCGGGTAGAAGGGGAGGGAGAAGCGGCCAGCTCTGATAGCCCCCCGACTACTGCCCCTACAATCACAGCTGCTGCACCTGCTCCCGTTGCTGCGGCTTCAAACCCAGCGAGCGGCATGTCAGCGATGGCATCCGGGACGAAAGAAAGACCTAAACCCCCGCAGCCCTCCTCCCTGTCCACCCAGATCCCTCCGTCTGCAGAGTTACACCTGCGTGCACCACGGGTCAACTGCCCGGAGAAAGTG ATAATTTGTTTGGACCTCTCAGAGGAGATGTCGCTTCAAAAACTAGAGTCCTTTAATGG GTCCAAGACAAACGCTTTAAATATTTCCCAGAAGATGGTCGAGATGTTTGTAAGAACTAAACACAAGATAGACAAAAGGCACGAGTTCGCTCTGGTGGTGGTGAATGATGATGCCATGTGG TTATCGGGGTTCACCTCTGACCCGCGTGAGCTGTGCAGCTGCCTGTACGACCTAGAAACCAATGTCTGCGAGTCTTTCA ACCTGGAAGATCTCCTTAATGTAAT TTTGCAGAAACTTGAACTTCCTCAGATGGAGAACGTTCAGACCATTCCGCCTCCCTTTGTAGTCCGAACTCTCCTTATTTTTAGCCGACATGCAGGAATGCTTCAGTTTAACCCCTCTGATGCCATCAAA AAAATGCTGCAGTCTCCTTATTTTTTCTTTGATCTTGTTTATCTTCATAATGGGACTGAAGAGCAGACAGAAGACACTAGCTGGAAG GATGCGTATGCGTCTTTCAGCGAGTTGGACTCTAAGGGGATGTGTTATCAGTTTGAGGTGTCACTGTGTGGTCCTGCCATCGAGCTGCACAATTGCATGGCCAAACTTCTGTGCCATCCGCTGCAGAGACCCTTCCAGAGCCACGCCTCCTACAGCCTGCTGGAGGACGACGACACGCAGGAGACGGAGGCCACGGTGTGA